The following are from one region of the Nicotiana tabacum cultivar K326 chromosome 3, ASM71507v2, whole genome shotgun sequence genome:
- the LOC107761754 gene encoding uncharacterized protein LOC107761754, translating into MRNLERQMGQLASSQNTRPVGALPSDTEANLKASLNVVSLRNGRQLEEVQSKKRKHVTFNERPATIESTSKKSKESEKPAGEAVAEQPPPLVVRPPPSFPQRLQKVKDNAAYKKILDILKQVQINILLVDILQEVPKYAKYIKDIVANKRRLTEFETVALTKECSSRIQSKLPQKLKDPCSFTIQISIGKHAFGRALCDLGVSINLMPLFVFRQLGLGAPRPTTIFIILDYKPDQEVPFILGHPFLATGRAIIDV; encoded by the exons ATGAGAAATTTGGAGCGCCAAATGGGACAGCTTGCTAGTTCTCAAAACACTAGACCAGTTGGAGCTCTTCCAAGTGACACTGAAGCTAATCTTAAGGCGTCCCTTAATGTCGTGTCGTTGAGGAATGGGAGACAATTAGAAGAAGTTCAGTCGAAAAAGAGGAAACATGTGACCTTTAATGAGAGGCCAGCCACTATAGAATCAACATCAAAAAAATCTAAGGAGTCAGAGAAGCCAGCTGGAGAGGCGGTAGCTGAGCAACCCCCACCATTGGTTGTAAGGCCACCACCTTCGTTCCCTCAAAGATTGCAGAAAGTCAAGGATAACGCCGCGTATAAAAAAATTCTTGATATTTTGAAGCAGGTGCAAATTAATATTCTATTGGTTGACATATTACAAGAAGTTCCCAAATATGCAAAGTACATCAAAGACATAGTAGCCAATAAAAGAAGGCTGACCGAGTTCGAAACTGTGGCACTCACTAAGGAGTGTAGCTCAAGAATTCAAAGCAAGTTACCTCAGAAATTGAAGGATCCATGTAGTTTCACAATCCAAATTTCGATTGGTAAACATGCATTTGGGCGGGCCTTATGTGATCTTGGAGTGAGCATCAATTTGATGCCGCTATTTGTGTTCAGACAGTTGGGGTTAGGTGCGCCTCGCCCAACAACG ATTTTCATTATCTTGGATTACAAGCCTGATCAGGAAGTCCCATTTATTTTGGGGCATCCATTCCTAGCCACAGGACGAGCTATTATCGATGTTTGA